GGAGCTCCTCGGTTTAATTGtgaacaaaacctatttctcgttcaatggtaacatttataggcAAATACAAGGCATTGCTATGGGAAGCCCAATAAGTCCTATATTGGCGAACTTGTATCTAGAGTGGCTCGAACATCAAGCCATAAACACGGCACCCACTAACATCAAGCCTGTGTATTGGAAACGATACGTTGATGATGTATTAGCTATCATCCCCataggtacagtacatacatttaacacacatcttaataacatcgatataactgacaatatcaagttcaccacagaatcgatgacaaacaacacaatacctttcctggacatgctcatcacactcaatgacaatggaacagttaccacctcagtctatcggaagcccactcacacagaccaatatttacatttcaactcacatcatccactcgaacacaaacttgggcttataaacacgcTTGTGGACAGAACTGAGAAGGTAGTGGGAGATATGGATTTGAGGAAAGTTGAGATGGATAACATCAAGAAAGCGTTACACAACTGCCAGTATCCAGAGTGGTCCTTCCAGAGATTTATGGAAaaccgaaaaagaaaaaagaacaaaggacacgaaccacagaaggaaaagatcaagatgcgaggtagcataggaatcccctatgtaaaaggaatggcagaaagaatacgacgcactctctcctatcacaatgtcggaacctatttcctaccccaaaataaaatcaagaatagcctcgtccacccaaaagataaaatcgagaagatggatacatgtggagtaatctacgaagtcacctgccgcaactgtccacaagtttacattggggaaacagggagggcattacaaacacgaattaatgatcacaaaaaagttgttacaacaaacacggggggagtaatgactagggcctccagaacatccacatcttcgatcatacacaaatctgccattacagaccatcttaaccaaagagcctaaacgcaaagacagacagattagagaatcattacatataaggagaaataaagagaagaccataaaccgggacactggagcccacgaactctcgcatttgtacaatgatttgatagacatatcacctggccgagccccgcacaacctccaacctacaaccggaggcgtacaacgtcatcaacagatgacgtcaagaatgaccaagctgcattaacactccgcagtcagttgagaaggatctctgatagagatcgaaacgttcgagtaagtactccgttaacttgtgcttttacaaaaacgaaatttgtcatctatacaaaatcgaagttaaatgaaattctttcaagattTAAATATCTCATTAATCGGATCGAACCGAAAAGAATCACCCATGAACGGCAATTGCCGTAGCCTAATGACCTCTCGAACACGGTCGTAGCCCTTCGTAAGCTAATGATCATTACTATCTCGTATACACAAAAGCCTTTCGTAGGCTCAACCTTGTCGCTCGTGGACCATACACTGCCGCATATCGTAGGCCAAACACTAGTTACTCGTGAACTATATCTCTCGCCCACAGTTACTCGTGAACTATGTCTCTCATCCACGATGGTATGACTATGCACATGCGCAAACCAAATGCGTTCACCACCGAACACGGGACAAATCAAGTTGTGCCTataaaacatacaaacataGTTATAAAATATGTGATTTATGCGTTTCTAAAATCAAATCTCATGGTGAGTAAATTAAAAGGCAACGCATTCTGAAATAATCGTTTCTCTGGTTTGTAGGCGAGGCACTGTCCTCGTCCTGTAATGCACAAATCATTTAATCTAGGCAAAACTGTGTGCTACCAAATATGTCCTTAAGAAACCCAGTGTTGGTGAAAGAGCCGGCCAAAACGGCGCAGACGGCCACTCCGGAACAATCACTGTTCCGTAAGATTTGCATTCCCTCATATGCTGCACTGCTTTTAAGACTATAAAAGCAGACGGAAAAACCCAATTATTTTCGCAAGCCCAGTTTTGTGTCAAACTATCCGCCGCCTCGCAACCGGGATTCCAAAAACGTGAATTAAAACGAGACAACTGTGCGTTATAGTGCGAGGCGAATCTGTCAACTGTGTGCGGACCAAATCGTTTATCTAAATGTGAAAAAACGCTACGATTAAGAGACCAATCATCTGGATCAATGAATCTACTCAACTGATCGGCTCGCGAGTTCAATTCGCGCGGCAGCCATTCTGGCTCGATGTGGATGTTAAGATCCATACCGCAATTGTATAAGTCAATGCTCAAATCATGTAGATTTGCGTTGGTACTACCTACCGATATGATGCGACAAGCGTTTTGGCTATCAGTATACCATTTTAACTTTTTGCCCCGTAATTGTGTTCCTAATGAACGCAGTACGTACAAAAGTGCCCTTAATTCACGGCTGGTTGAACTTTCCTTACTCTCAGAGTCAGACCATAACCCGGCGCACACCGAATCACTCAGTTGTACCGAGAACCCGCCGAATCCTGAATCGCTTGCGTCTGAATAGATTGCTGACGTTGCGCACGCCATGGGCTTGATAGGCTGACCGTTTACCCCCGCCAAATTAGCATGCCAGAATCGCAACTCATTGATGGAACCCACTGAAAGTAAAATTTTACTCGACCATGAAACGCGAGATTCTATTGATCTGTACAAATGTCTAGTGAACAACCGCGATAAGCGACCGATCGCGGTCGATGCGGATATGATTAAACCAGCGACGCGAGCGATATCACGTACAGGAATGTGTTGCGAACTTCTACTTAGGCACTTTCGAATAGCAATCTGCGTCTTTACTAGCTTATTATCGGCTAAACTGCATGGAAATAG
This is a stretch of genomic DNA from Antedon mediterranea chromosome 3, ecAntMedi1.1, whole genome shotgun sequence. It encodes these proteins:
- the LOC140044973 gene encoding uncharacterized protein — protein: MACATSAIYSDASDSGFGGFSVQLSDSVCAGLWSDSESKESSTSRELRALLYVLRSLGTQLRGKKLKWYTDSQNACRIISVGSTNANLHDLSIDLYNCGMDLNIHIEPEWLPRELNSRADQLSRFIDPDDWSLNRSVFSHLDKRFGPHTVDRFASHYNAQLSRFNSRFWNPGCEAADSLTQNWACENNWVFPSAFIVLKAVQHMRECKSYGTVIVPEWPSAPFWPALSPTLGFLRTYLVAHSFA